The genomic segment acttgggtggataatgtTGGCATTGAGGGAGGGTAATAATTGCAGTAttcagagtcgtggtcaaaggaaGCGGATGGAGTCGGGGAACTGAGAGAGTTTgagttggtggggctatttgGTGACGGGACAACACTCATTGCCCCTAACAAGAGTATAACATCTCCATTATTGGCCATGTAAGTCTAAAGTATGTTGAGGAGAAAAAGTCCACTCCTCAGGGTCTCCTTGAGGCGTAAGGTCTAAACaactaaaacaggggaataccatgccatggctccctcaggccgttcaggactggcacaaagtcagccttgcatcctttcagcacggctctcacaccttcggaagtggatagtagaaggggctGGAGAATCCTAAGCCCCCACAACAACATCGGACAAGGAATTGGGGGGTCCAATATTGTCAAGAAAATGTTGTCATGATAATGGATTTGAATTTATTACACCaaagcttataaaaaaatatatataaaaaaataaatttattatgggGGAAGGTAAGTTTCTTTGGGGACTATCCCAAAAACCTTTCAGGTAAAAAGAAGCATAGTTAAGTAACCCATAATTCTActaatcatcatataataaacccacaattttatttttcttctaggcatatatataaagtacctTGCATGCCAAGATTGGGATAGCCCCCTTAAATTACTTGTCACTTCTTATTATCCAATTTCTTCATTATCACACTAGAAAAATAAGAACATTCTATGAAAGGAGAAAGATGCTTGTAATTCTGAGTGTCTGTgtacacaaaccccccaaaaatatatatattccaggagactatgaagaaaacagaaaagaaaattacaagaaataaatttatttacaCTTCTAGCAATATGTGAATCAAAACacttcaataataaaatataagaaatacattTTATAGCAATTACATATTCACAAACTCAGAAGGAATGCAACCTCCTCTAAATGAAGAACGCATCTCCCATTAAGCTTTCCCATCGCAGTCACTCATGACGAATTCTTGATACCCTTCCTTGTCAGGCATCAGCATAGCAACTATACGCTCAGTGACTCGTTGACATTCAGCAACATTCACCtataattagaaagaaaagaggagggattaCCTACTTGACAAGAAACTGTAATTTTACTTGGCATACACAGACGGCAAACAACTAGTGTAAGGACTATGGAAATTAGCTGGTAATAGATGACCTTGGTTCCGTCAAGGTAAGGTGCTGCTCAGCAATTTCTTGCAACATTTTACACATACGGGCTATATAGTATTTGTTTAACAGCCAAGCAGGTGGGGGATCTTTTCAGGTGGTATCTAGTGACATGTAgtatagtttttcatgtttacgaatttatgcttttttttgtaatataacaatgaaaataaagactGAACTTGCACAGTAGAGAAATAAAAGACCTTAAAATATTCCTACCTTATGTAAGGCTTCCTTGTGAATGTCACGAGTTAATGCCTTCGAATATACAAGAGACTTCAGTGGCAGCTTGGCCATTGCCTGTAACCTCTGTTGCACTTCTTGCTGAAATGTTGCCTCTGGGAAGACCTCAGTCACTAGGCCAACCTTGTATGCTTCTGCAGCTGAAAACTGTccacaacaaaatatatgaacaataatacaGTCATACTTTCTCTTCTAATTACTATTctattaataattacaagaaaaaatatagtgtCTGGCTATCCAACTTAAAAGATgagcatttcattatatatatatatattacttatatcaaAATCCATTAAAACATTCTACTACAAAAACCTCTTGCTACTCTTCTTTACCCTTTTGTTAAACAACAACATTTCTGTAGTTTGTCCTGGACCCATCATCTTTGGGAAGGTGTAAGTAGAGCAGCCTTCAGCAGTAATGCCCAGTGCAGAGAAGGGTGTGAAAAAGACAGCCTGCAGAGATGAATGCAATTCTGACAACCTTCTATGACAGAGTCTGTGATTTGATTTTTGTTGGGACACACATTACATAAAGCTTTGTTACTAAATCACTTGGAATTTTGGAAGCTGAAATATTTTTGCTGAAATATTCATTTGtcaactttctctttttctagacTTTTACATTTGTCTGATCATATGAACTAGAGTAAGAAAAATAAGTTTTTCTCATAAACAGTGAGTTCTATAATTATTCCTTTTCCATGGCAAAAACAGCATCATAAAGTGGCAGCAAGCTCGTGCCTGCACCAACAGCTGCTCCATTGACCACAGCCACAAGAGGCTTTGGAAAATCAACAAATGCTCCCATGTGTCTGCAAttcaagaaaatttttatttttttatgtcatgccCAATTAAATATCTCAAAGTTTtgcttcactattttttttcttcacatatatCATTTAATGTAGTATGATATTGCATATGAGCGCTGACAAAACCATACCTGATGAGAAGATCCCTTATTTGAGCCATGGTCAAAGTGCGAAAGTTACTCTGATCGTTCCCTGCTGTGAACACATTTCCAGAACCTGTTGTCGCTGTGATAATGGTATTGGGATCGTCAGCAGCCTCTTGCAAGGCAACAACAATTTCCTCAAACATCTGTATGGATAAGTTATAAAGAATAGAGAGACTGAGTCTGGAATTGCACTAAATTCGTCATTACTAAAATATACTTTCTGAAGATGacctattttgttgttttttgtttaggcACATGACTCACATGTGAAAATTATTTTCCTTGAGATACCTTAGGACATAACAGACTATATGAAAATTATTCATAGCTAAACATTCTTTAAAGTGTAATACTCTCATCTAAAATTTCATCTTAAACAATCTGagcacaagaaaaaaatgaataaacaaataaaacaaaataacaaccttCTCATTAAGAGCATTTTTCTTCTCAGGTCTATTGAAGGTAATAGTCCTGACGCCTTCATGAAGAGTGACGAGGAGGTGTTCGTAGCGAGAGCTGTCTGCCGTGGGGACTCCAGGAGGGGCGCTGGACATCGATCTGGTTAAGTCCTGGCCCATAATCTTCGATTTCAATCCCCAGGTGTATGTGGGGAGCAATCTTGCCGCAGTCTGGGCATGGTATACCCTCCTGAAATGGAATGGGTATTTAGTATTTTAACAATAATCAGTATTCATTGTGTGGAGAAGTAATTGTATCTGCAATTACACTATGaggaatctggaaaaaaaaatttgatactaTACATTGAACTGAAACCCTTCACCCATTCCCTGGCAGCCAAAATTTTCCCTAACCATCTGCATTCCACCAATATTCaatttactatttatttcattttagctACTTAGTTATCTTAAAGAACTGTATTAACTAATAAAACTTGATTATGAAACTAGAGAAAACTTAAGACTCCATGTTCTGTCTCCAGGGCAATCATACACCATTGGCAGTCCTGAAATTCATTGCACGTCACTGTGCAATTGGTAATGTCACTGTAAACTTGAAAAAATACAGTAATGTCACATTAAACTAAGTAAAAGAATACAACAGAATATTATATGAAatgttatgatatgatatgaatataacatgatgtaatattaacataatgcaataaaatgtaatataatgtaatataatctaCAGTACAATTTACTACAATATGTTATGGCACAGACAAGTGCTATAATATATTGTGAGTCTTTTTTTTGTGAGCTTCACTATATTTCTAAAACCTCCTTTTTTCAGTAAAAGTTTGAAAGATTTATAAACTTTCTTTTTGCCAATATTAATGCCTAAATTTTGTCCATATCCACTTTAAAAAATGTAATCTGAAAGTCtagacaaataataaaactacATGAAATGATAATTGATGACTTAGTTGTATAATATGTAATCCAATTTTTATAGTCAAACACTCAACCAAGTAAAGAACAAATGTGATAACTttatttggcatatatatatatatatatatatatatatatatatatatatatatatatatatatatatatatatatatatatatatatataaactaattttCACATAAATTTccaaatattattcatttattgaaaaatttctgccaGGTCAACATTTTGGGTcatttaaaatatagtaataggCCCCAGGTAAGGAAGCGCTATTTTCACTCAAGGTTATATGGTGCTATGGCAAAATATAGTAGCAAAAAGGATTAGGAacgagttaatgattagggtaaagttaccgATAGAACAGTACcagagggtagtatggtagtgaaaagggtagagagggggagcctGGACCCTTAACAAAACGAGTTTAATGatcaggataagtggacagaacaaggggaagaagaagaaaagcagaggaggagaagaccctgcaaaattagtcaAGACAAGGACTAAGGACTAAGGCTACGGGTGCTGccttacattgggcctcagtcctcatctcctaaaccccccaccctcccccataaCAAGAAGAGTAAAGGCTTGGGGGTTCGCAATATTAGCTTTATAACATAATGTCCAGCGGCCTCCACGCCTGGGGCTCTGGCAAAGACAAAAAATGCTCCACTATGTCTATTCTGGCAACATACGAGTTTTTCGAGTGCCATAGCCATTACATGTCAAAAAATAGGATCTGTCTATGCTCAATCTTTGCTAAAATACTTCAATAAAGGGACGTTTTAATTAACCTTTGTATTTATGTTAGTTCGTGTTTTCTTATTACTCACGCCTTCAATCAATTGttactttattcatttacatgTCTTACTAATGAAAATCAAATGTAAaattatacaagaaaataaaatcagctggaaaaaaatactttattatgGTAATTGGCAACCTTTCCTCAAGGAGTATAAATACTTTCTAATTTtcttagtaaaaaaatatatttttccttttttatatatttcaaattcaATATCTCTACCCTTAAAACATAAATGAGTAatagatattcattattatttcacaaaagacactgaaatttACTTAAATAACGAGTCCAACCGGCGCACAGTATTCATGGTGACGTCCAGTGAGCTACTGACAACGCTTTGCAATTTTCggttttaattatgaaaaaaagcaaaagaaatatatttgtatatcacaggaataatgcaaatatatatatatatatatatatatatatatatatatatatatatatatatatatatatatattacacacacacacacacatgtgtgtgtgtgtgtgtgtgtgtgtgtgtgtgtgtgtgtgtgtgtgtgtgtgtgtgtgtgtgtgtgtgtgtgtgtgtgtgtgtgtgtgtgtgatgtgtgtatgtatattatatatacatatatatatatatatataatatatatatataatatatacatatatataataatataattatatatatataatataatcatataataatatatatatatatatatatatatatatataacaaaataagaaagcagaaaaatctatatatgtacaaataataataataataataataataatataataatataataataataacaataataataattattattattattattattataaaaaagaggaaagtagaaaatgtatttgtatataacaagaataatgaaaaaaaggaaatgatatatttaataattatttaaaaataaaaaaaacagaaaaaatgcttTTACATATAACTagaataatgcaaatgataataataattattattaattttatttaaaaaaaaaaacagaaagctgaaaaaaaaaatatatatgtatataacaagtaTAATgcagagtgtgtatatatatatatatatatatatatatatatatatatatatatatatatatatatatatatatatatatgattgtgtttgCTTGTTCTCGATCTctattctttcacaggtttttcaaaataataaagaaaaaaaaagattattgataataaaacaagagagaaatatCATATTTTGCGTTTAACTTATCTTACCTTTGCATGCTGGAAAAAGAACGTTATCGAAGCTCAATATTCATTATGGAAAAGtacaatttaatttattattgtttctttactaaagatattaataacaaccgTATTACTTACGTACTTACAAAACCactagcgataatgatgatgaaaatgataacaatgattatgttaataataataacaatgatcttgatgataatgataacagtgatcaggatgaaaatgataacaatgattaggatgataataataacaatgatcttgatgatattgataagaatgatcaggatgataatgatgacaatgatcatgatgacaGTGATATCGGTAATGATTGCGGGAGCTTTTGCCTTTTTCTGAGTTGTCTCCAAACAACACAGAAACTCCCTCGTTGGCTATAGGTCTAATGAGGCCAGTCCATTCGGTATGTTGGATGTACATATTCTAGACCGATGTCAAAATCTTCTCCAGTTTCGGAACGACTTGCCATAATTCTGTTGCTGCTTTCATTAATATCAGAGTGGTTTAGAGGGATTATTTGCCATGAAATTATCACTTCAGTCAACTTCCTCTCATGGCTctacccaccacggagtccatcGTGGAGAAGTTAAAAAAGGTTGGTGTTTCCGTACCCTAACAGATACAAGAGTACAGTGAAAGGGTATAAAGTAACCAATTTCACATGTAGAAGGTATCTGTAGGACTTGTGCGTTGCCACTGAGACTATGAACTTGGCTACGTCCCGCTAAGAAAAACAACTAATTAACTTGATTTTGTGAGGTAGCCAGAATCAGGCCACCCAGCTAGATCGAAGAGATGTGTTGCTAAACATGAGTGAGAGAAGGACATCGTTTCAGCTTTTTCtttgtaggaggggggggggagggtaaagccGGGTAGGTAAGTGAAGCgaacaaaaatttggaaaatgggCTTTAAGCTATAACCGGACCTATCTAGGTGtaagttcgtaaaaaaaaaaaaaaaaatgccagaccTTGAGAGAAGCAATTACCCCCACCCAATTGATGTCCCAGGGTGAGAGCCAAGATATGTTGCTCAAAAAAGGCCATGTACAAAACTGTTGTTGGTAACGTCGACCAAGAGGCAAAAGTAACTTGGGCAAATAGCCCCGAAGAGTAACGGTTTGGCGCCAGCAATAAGTTCCAAGGAGGAATGGCGTTCTGGCTGCTAAGTGTGAAAAGCAAAAGAACTGAATGCGTGTAGTTGAGAAAAGGGGCGTGGAAGGTGTTCGCATCAACCAACAACTTTTTGGATTAGTAtcttagtttttctctctctctctctctctctctctctctctctctctctctctctctctctctccctcctcttccctctcttctcctctctcctattatatatatatatatatatatatatatatatatatatatatatatatatatatatatatatatatatatccatcgacACCACGGTTGACAAATAGTGCGCCACTGCCTCGATTCCGCTGTggcagaaagaaaaatcaaacggTATGGAATAAACATGAGTTATAGGTTATTGGCGGCGTGCATGGCTGTTGTATATTGGCAATGCTTGCTGGTCTCTCCTCCATATAGAACAAGCAGTTAGAGAAGCGGGAGACCTCAGCCATATCAAAGAGTTTATTGGTGTTTTTATAAGCCTATAAGTAAGACTCGCCCTTCCAAAACCTCCCTAGCTCGtttgttctccttttctctttgcctacctttcttgttctctctccctctgtcattttctctctctgtccctccacttctctcattctctctttctcggccTACATAGACCGAAAgagttagctttttttttcttttcttttcttttcttttctttttcttgaggtTCCGTGTTTCTAGGTGTGAGGAGATGCAATGTCGCTCAAGGGTTGTTCAAATTTCAAGACGGAAAATTTAGGATATACAATAGAGTACTTAGGAAAGAACATGCGATGGAGATGTGGTCGAGATGGTTAGAAAAGTAAGATTATTTTCAGTAGCTTGGCGTAgcaagggaacacacacacacacacacacacacacacacaattcgccAAAGAAAAGATTAGCATTTCACGCAAAATAAACAACgaaga from the Penaeus monodon isolate SGIC_2016 chromosome 35, NSTDA_Pmon_1, whole genome shotgun sequence genome contains:
- the LOC119595065 gene encoding enoyl-CoA delta isomerase 2-like; this translates as MNTVRRLDSLFKRVYHAQTAARLLPTYTWGLKSKIMGQDLTRSMSSAPPGVPTADSSRYEHLLVTLHEGVRTITFNRPEKKNALNEKMFEEIVVALQEAADDPNTIITATTGSGNVFTAGNDQSNFRTLTMAQIRDLLIRHMGAFVDFPKPLVAVVNGAAVGAGTSLLPLYDAVFAMEKAVFFTPFSALGITAEGCSTYTFPKMMGPGQTTEMLLFNKRFSAAEAYKVGLVTEVFPEATFQQEVQQRLQAMAKLPLKSLVYSKALTRDIHKEALHKVNVAECQRVTERIVAMLMPDKEGYQEFVMSDCDGKA